Proteins co-encoded in one Labilithrix sp. genomic window:
- a CDS encoding ABC transporter permease, giving the protein MSSNQVKPPAHGFSTTTARAGAADHDEGQPELGTIGELGAAAIDLLIGGRELYSVFVRTLYYTFNGRREKGVVARQMYEIGNKSLFFLCTTMGFIGMILVYQAGLQAKRVVPDFTMLGAIYLELLVRDFAASIGALMLATRVGAGIAAEIGSMVVTEQVDALRMCAADPIDFLIVPRFLASMLMTLCLIVFAGTVAFVSGAITANIAYEVPYQTFFSMQMIDVGDVSIGLAKCLAYGAAIPVVSGYCGLSTFGGSEGVGWATTRAVVNTSLAIIILNFFISGAGFLIFPG; this is encoded by the coding sequence ATGAGCTCGAATCAGGTAAAGCCGCCGGCGCACGGCTTCTCGACGACGACGGCGCGCGCCGGCGCGGCCGATCACGACGAGGGGCAGCCCGAGCTCGGGACGATCGGAGAGCTCGGCGCGGCGGCGATCGATCTGCTCATCGGCGGCCGCGAGCTCTACTCCGTCTTCGTCCGCACGCTCTACTACACGTTCAACGGCCGCCGCGAGAAGGGCGTGGTCGCCCGGCAGATGTACGAGATCGGCAACAAGTCGCTCTTCTTCCTCTGCACGACGATGGGCTTCATCGGGATGATCCTCGTCTACCAGGCGGGCCTCCAGGCGAAGCGCGTCGTCCCCGACTTCACGATGCTCGGGGCGATCTACCTCGAGCTCCTCGTCCGCGACTTCGCCGCGTCGATCGGCGCGCTCATGCTGGCGACCCGCGTCGGCGCCGGCATCGCGGCGGAGATCGGCTCGATGGTCGTCACCGAGCAGGTCGACGCGCTCCGCATGTGCGCGGCCGACCCGATCGACTTCCTCATCGTGCCGCGCTTCCTCGCGAGCATGCTGATGACGCTGTGCCTCATCGTCTTCGCCGGCACGGTCGCCTTCGTGTCGGGGGCGATCACGGCGAACATCGCCTACGAGGTCCCGTACCAGACCTTCTTCAGCATGCAGATGATCGACGTCGGCGACGTCTCGATCGGCCTCGCGAAGTGCCTCGCCTACGGCGCCGCGATCCCGGTCGTGAGCGGCTACTGCGGGCTCTCGACCTTCGGCGGCTCCGAGGGCGTCGGCTGGGCGACGACGCGCGCGGTCGTCAACACGTCGCTCGCGATCATCATTTTGAACTTCTTCATCTCTGGCGCCGGATTCCTTATCTTCCCCGGCTAA